A genomic window from Nocardioides sp. BP30 includes:
- the rpsI gene encoding 30S ribosomal protein S9 has translation MTENTTEVEETFETNAEGVAYTSESDASLETPARPATIAPARATGRRKEAVARVRIVPGTGNWTINGRSFEDYFPNALHRQIASEPFTALQLEGRFDVIARIHGGGIAGQAGALRLGVARSLNDVDVETNRPVLKKAGLLTRDARVVERKKAGLKKARKASQFSKR, from the coding sequence ATGACTGAGAACACCACCGAGGTCGAGGAGACCTTCGAGACCAACGCCGAGGGCGTTGCGTACACCTCCGAGTCCGACGCTTCGCTCGAGACCCCGGCCCGGCCGGCCACCATCGCCCCGGCCCGCGCCACGGGTCGTCGCAAGGAGGCCGTCGCCCGCGTCCGCATCGTGCCGGGCACCGGCAACTGGACCATCAACGGCCGCTCGTTCGAGGACTACTTCCCGAACGCGCTGCACCGCCAGATCGCCAGCGAGCCCTTCACCGCCCTGCAGCTCGAGGGTCGCTTCGACGTCATCGCACGCATCCACGGTGGCGGCATCGCCGGCCAGGCCGGCGCGCTGCGCCTCGGCGTGGCCCGCTCGCTCAACGACGTCGACGTCGAGACGAACCGCCCGGTCCTGAAGAAGGCCGGCCTGCTCACCCGCGACGCCCGCGTCGTCGAGCGCAAGAAGGCTGGTCTGAAGAAGGCCCGCAAGGCGTCGCAGTTCAGCAAGCGCTGA
- a CDS encoding citrate synthase → MTDSLTVRDNRTGVEYDVPIIDGTIRAADIGKIKAADDAPGLAVYDPGFVNTASCRSSITYIDGDRGILEYRGYPIEQLAENSSFLEVAYLLVHGELPSKEQFERWVHEITYHTFVHENIKGFMQGFRYDAHPMGMLMASVGAMSTFYPDASLIGDPDNRRLQIIRMIAKMPTLGAWAFRHAQGKPYVYPDNELSYTGNFLSMLFKMSEPRYAADERIEKALDTLFILHADHEQNASANAVRAVGSTQVDPYSAVAAGIGALYGPLHGGANEAVLRMLKRIGSVENIPAFIEGVKNGNERLMGFGHRVYKNYDPRAKLIKKACDDVFEVTGVNPLLKIAQELEKIALEDEYFVKRRLYPNVDFYSGLIYEALQFPPEMFTVLFAIGRTPGWLAQWLELTTDKEQKIARPKQIYTGARQLTFTPASQRWA, encoded by the coding sequence GTGACTGATTCTCTCACCGTGCGTGACAACCGCACCGGGGTGGAGTACGACGTCCCGATCATCGACGGCACCATCCGCGCCGCCGATATCGGGAAGATCAAGGCCGCCGATGACGCACCCGGCCTGGCCGTCTACGACCCCGGGTTCGTGAACACCGCTTCGTGCCGCTCCTCCATCACCTACATCGATGGCGACCGCGGCATCCTGGAGTATCGGGGCTACCCGATCGAGCAGCTGGCGGAGAACTCCAGCTTCCTCGAGGTGGCCTACCTCCTCGTCCACGGCGAGCTGCCCAGCAAGGAGCAGTTCGAGCGGTGGGTGCACGAGATCACCTACCACACCTTCGTCCACGAGAACATCAAGGGCTTCATGCAGGGGTTCCGCTACGACGCGCACCCCATGGGCATGCTGATGGCCTCCGTCGGAGCCATGTCGACGTTCTATCCCGACGCCAGCCTCATCGGCGACCCGGACAACCGCCGTCTGCAGATCATCCGGATGATCGCCAAGATGCCGACGCTGGGTGCCTGGGCCTTCCGGCACGCCCAGGGCAAGCCGTACGTCTACCCCGACAACGAGCTGTCCTACACCGGCAACTTCCTCTCCATGCTGTTCAAGATGAGCGAGCCGCGCTACGCCGCCGACGAGCGCATCGAGAAGGCGCTGGACACGCTGTTCATCCTGCACGCCGACCACGAGCAGAACGCCTCGGCCAACGCCGTGCGCGCCGTCGGCTCGACCCAGGTCGACCCCTACTCGGCCGTCGCGGCCGGCATCGGCGCCCTCTACGGCCCGCTGCACGGTGGCGCCAACGAGGCGGTCCTGCGGATGCTCAAGCGGATCGGCTCGGTGGAGAACATCCCGGCGTTCATCGAGGGTGTCAAGAACGGCAACGAGCGCCTGATGGGCTTCGGTCACCGCGTCTACAAGAACTACGACCCGCGCGCGAAGCTGATCAAGAAGGCCTGCGACGACGTGTTCGAGGTCACCGGGGTCAACCCGCTGCTCAAGATCGCGCAGGAGCTGGAGAAGATCGCGCTCGAGGACGAGTACTTCGTCAAGCGCCGGCTCTACCCGAACGTCGACTTCTACTCCGGTCTCATCTACGAGGCTCTGCAGTTCCCGCCGGAGATGTTCACCGTGCTGTTCGCGATCGGCCGCACCCCCGGCTGGCTCGCGCAGTGGCTGGAGCTGACCACGGACAAGGAGCAGAAGATCGCTCGTCCCAAGCAGATCTACACCGGCGCGCGCCAGCTGACCTTCACGCCCGCCTCGCAGCGCTGGGCCTGA
- a CDS encoding M1 family metallopeptidase, whose product MSSLPTADPYLPGHGDPSWGATHYELDLDYDLAANRLAGTAVVRAVAEQDTDRVVLDLAYLQVQKVTVDGRPPAKWAHRDHRLVLTLKRALRAGEAFTVQVKYAGRPRPLVLAPHGDAGWEELSDGVIVAGQPHGAPSWFPCNDRPDDKAPYAISVTVAHNYTVVSNGLLVGRTRRGSGETWRYEQDEPMSTYLATVQIGRYRLVEDEGEGTPILGAVPESALAGYTRSFGRQREMLDYFTEAFGPYPFGRYTAVVTDDALEIPLESQSLSTFGRNYLTGRWEEVRLVAHELAHQWFGNAVTLRAWKDIWLHEGFACYAEWLWSEAGGHESCDVQARRHHARLDRLGKDLLLADPGPALMFDDRVYKRGALTLHALRLTVGDETFFRVLRTWVARHEGGTVTTADFEALAAEVAGRDLGELFEAWLHRLPLPALP is encoded by the coding sequence ATGTCTTCTCTGCCGACCGCCGATCCCTACCTGCCCGGGCACGGCGACCCCTCCTGGGGTGCCACGCACTACGAGCTCGACCTCGACTACGACCTGGCCGCGAACCGGCTGGCCGGTACGGCGGTGGTCCGCGCCGTCGCCGAGCAGGACACCGACCGGGTGGTGCTGGACCTGGCCTACCTGCAGGTGCAGAAGGTCACCGTCGACGGCAGGCCGCCCGCGAAGTGGGCGCATCGCGACCATCGACTGGTGCTCACGCTCAAGCGCGCCCTCCGGGCGGGCGAGGCCTTCACCGTCCAGGTCAAGTACGCCGGTCGTCCGCGTCCGCTCGTGCTGGCTCCGCACGGCGACGCCGGCTGGGAGGAGCTCAGCGACGGTGTGATCGTGGCCGGTCAGCCGCACGGGGCGCCGTCGTGGTTCCCGTGCAACGACCGACCCGACGACAAGGCGCCGTACGCCATCTCGGTGACGGTCGCCCACAACTACACGGTGGTGAGCAACGGCCTCCTGGTCGGTCGGACCCGGCGGGGCAGCGGCGAGACGTGGCGCTATGAGCAGGACGAGCCGATGTCGACCTATCTCGCCACGGTGCAGATCGGCCGTTACCGGCTCGTCGAGGACGAGGGCGAGGGCACGCCGATCCTCGGTGCGGTGCCGGAGAGCGCCCTGGCCGGCTACACCCGTTCCTTCGGCCGCCAGCGGGAGATGCTCGACTACTTCACCGAGGCGTTCGGGCCCTATCCGTTCGGCCGGTACACGGCGGTGGTCACCGATGACGCACTCGAGATCCCGCTGGAGTCGCAGTCGCTGTCGACCTTCGGACGCAACTACCTCACCGGGCGCTGGGAGGAGGTCCGGCTGGTGGCGCACGAGCTCGCCCACCAGTGGTTCGGCAACGCCGTCACGCTGCGGGCGTGGAAGGACATCTGGCTGCACGAGGGTTTCGCCTGCTACGCCGAGTGGCTCTGGTCCGAGGCGGGCGGTCACGAATCGTGCGACGTGCAGGCCCGACGGCACCACGCCAGGCTCGACCGGCTGGGCAAGGATCTGCTGCTCGCCGATCCCGGTCCGGCCCTGATGTTCGACGACCGGGTCTACAAGCGCGGTGCCCTGACCCTGCACGCGCTGCGGCTGACGGTCGGGGACGAGACGTTCTTCCGGGTGCTGCGCACCTGGGTGGCCCGGCACGAGGGAGGCACCGTCACGACCGCCGACTTCGAGGCGTTGGCCGCCGAGGTGGCGGGGCGGGACCTGGGCGAGCTGTTCGAGGCATGGCTGCACCGGCTGCCGTTGCCGGCACTGCCCTGA
- a CDS encoding methyltransferase domain-containing protein, whose product MSDVDWDAWYVAGFTPWDLGGPLPLLSDALATGLLGEPGTVFAPGAGRGHDAGALAAAGWDTTVVDISATAVDYATEHYPDVRVVLGDALDPAFVLAQTGGPVDLWWDHTFFCALPPQVRPRLAAVAAAVVRPGGLLASGVFPIDKPREEEGPPWSYAPEDLESLLEGFERVHTGEPVHLNPSFSYHHRLVIWRRG is encoded by the coding sequence ATGAGCGACGTCGACTGGGACGCCTGGTACGTCGCCGGCTTCACGCCGTGGGACCTGGGCGGCCCGCTGCCGCTGCTGAGCGATGCGTTGGCCACCGGCCTGCTCGGTGAGCCTGGCACGGTGTTCGCCCCCGGCGCCGGCCGGGGCCACGACGCCGGTGCCCTGGCCGCAGCGGGCTGGGACACCACCGTCGTCGACATCTCCGCCACCGCCGTCGACTACGCCACCGAGCACTATCCCGACGTACGCGTCGTGCTCGGGGACGCACTCGACCCCGCCTTCGTGCTCGCCCAGACCGGCGGCCCGGTCGACCTCTGGTGGGACCACACGTTCTTCTGTGCCCTGCCGCCGCAGGTGCGGCCGCGCCTGGCCGCCGTCGCTGCTGCCGTGGTGCGGCCGGGCGGTCTCCTGGCCAGTGGCGTCTTCCCGATCGACAAGCCGCGCGAGGAGGAGGGTCCCCCGTGGTCCTACGCCCCCGAGGACCTCGAGAGCCTGCTCGAGGGCTTCGAGCGGGTGCACACCGGCGAGCCGGTCCACCTCAACCCGTCGTTCTCCTACCACCACCGGCTGGTGATCTGGCGGCGCGGCTGA
- the rplM gene encoding 50S ribosomal protein L13, whose product MRTYAPKPGDIERAWHVIDATDVRLGRLSVQIANLLRGKHKAIYAPNADTGDFVIVINAEKVSLSGDKATTKVAYRHSGYPGGLTATPIGEILEKDARKAIEKAVWGMLPKNKLGRQQLKKLKVYSGPTHPHQAQKAVPFEIKQIAQ is encoded by the coding sequence GTGCGCACTTACGCTCCCAAGCCCGGCGACATCGAGCGCGCCTGGCACGTGATCGACGCGACCGACGTCCGCCTGGGCCGTCTGTCGGTCCAGATCGCGAACCTGCTCCGCGGCAAGCACAAGGCGATCTACGCCCCCAACGCCGACACCGGCGACTTCGTCATCGTCATCAACGCCGAGAAGGTCTCCCTCTCCGGCGACAAGGCGACCACCAAGGTCGCCTACCGCCACTCGGGCTACCCGGGCGGTCTGACGGCGACCCCGATCGGCGAGATCCTCGAGAAGGACGCTCGCAAGGCGATCGAGAAGGCCGTGTGGGGCATGCTCCCGAAGAACAAGCTCGGTCGCCAGCAGCTGAAGAAGCTGAAGGTCTACTCGGGCCCGACGCACCCGCACCAGGCCCAGAAGGCCGTTCCGTTCGAGATCAAGCAGATCGCCCAGTGA
- a CDS encoding S1C family serine protease: MNDFPPPSGDDRPAGEPTGEQFEEQRAQQAPETPAEQPTEHTTESTQPLFGAQQPSPYGGQYGGPSGPPPPPPTQHLFDSFGGFGSTAVAEKPATAARPRRRNAGLVAGAVAAALVIGGGAGYAGAALYHHNDADSGSVFSSSGTTSNIANEKAPTASQGTVEAVAKKVLPSVVKIEVSGSTEAGSGSGIILSSAGLIMTNNHVVEIAGKTGTIKVDFNDGSQANATIVGTDPLTDTAVIKASGVSNLTPATIGKSGQLAVGQSVVAIGSPFGLDSTVTSGIVSALNRPVNVGSDSDGNATVYPAIQTDAAINPGNSGGALVDLNGNVVGINASIRSTTSSSDEEAGSIGLGFAIPVDEVMPIIEQMIKGQTPTHARLGISVADVPSTTSGSSGSGQSDGSGGGSGDGSGGGSEGLIPGFPGFGGSDGSGGSGGSGGSGGSGGSGGSGGDSESDVFTTLGALVKSVNKGSAAADAGIKEGDIITKVGEHVIAGSDSLVATIRAYRPGDKVTVTWTDSGKTKSAQITLDSDASTSTS, from the coding sequence ATGAACGACTTTCCTCCTCCGTCGGGTGACGACCGACCGGCCGGTGAGCCGACGGGCGAGCAGTTCGAGGAGCAGCGCGCTCAGCAGGCTCCCGAGACGCCCGCCGAGCAGCCCACCGAGCACACCACCGAATCCACACAGCCGCTCTTCGGCGCCCAGCAGCCCTCCCCCTACGGCGGCCAGTACGGCGGCCCCTCGGGCCCGCCGCCGCCCCCGCCGACCCAGCACCTCTTCGACAGCTTCGGTGGCTTCGGCAGCACGGCCGTCGCGGAGAAGCCCGCGACCGCCGCACGCCCGCGTCGACGCAACGCGGGCCTGGTGGCCGGAGCGGTGGCGGCGGCGCTGGTGATCGGCGGCGGTGCCGGCTATGCCGGCGCGGCGCTCTACCACCACAACGACGCCGACAGCGGCAGCGTCTTCAGCTCCTCGGGCACCACCTCCAACATCGCGAACGAGAAGGCCCCGACCGCCAGCCAGGGCACTGTCGAGGCGGTCGCGAAGAAGGTGCTGCCCTCGGTGGTCAAGATCGAGGTGTCCGGCTCCACCGAGGCCGGCTCGGGCTCCGGCATCATCCTCAGCTCCGCGGGCCTCATCATGACCAACAACCACGTGGTCGAGATCGCCGGCAAGACCGGCACCATCAAGGTCGACTTCAACGACGGCTCGCAGGCCAACGCGACGATCGTCGGCACCGACCCGCTGACCGACACAGCGGTGATCAAGGCCAGTGGCGTCTCCAACCTGACGCCCGCCACCATCGGCAAGTCCGGCCAGCTCGCCGTCGGCCAGAGCGTCGTGGCGATCGGGTCGCCGTTCGGCCTGGACTCCACCGTGACCTCGGGCATCGTCAGTGCGCTGAACCGGCCGGTGAACGTGGGCTCGGACAGTGACGGCAACGCCACGGTCTACCCCGCCATCCAGACCGACGCGGCCATCAACCCGGGCAACTCCGGTGGTGCCCTGGTCGACCTCAACGGCAACGTGGTCGGCATCAACGCCTCCATCCGCTCCACCACCTCCTCCAGCGACGAGGAGGCCGGCTCGATCGGCCTCGGCTTCGCGATCCCGGTCGACGAGGTGATGCCGATCATCGAGCAGATGATCAAGGGTCAGACGCCTACCCACGCCCGGCTGGGCATCTCGGTCGCCGACGTCCCCTCCACCACCAGCGGCTCCAGCGGCTCGGGCCAGAGCGACGGGTCCGGCGGCGGGTCCGGTGACGGCTCCGGCGGTGGCTCCGAGGGCCTGATCCCCGGCTTCCCGGGCTTCGGCGGGTCGGACGGCTCCGGCGGCTCCGGCGGGTCGGGTGGCTCCGGCGGCTCCGGCGGCTCGGGCGGCTCCGGCGGCGACAGCGAGTCCGATGTCTTCACGACGCTCGGCGCGCTGGTGAAGTCGGTCAACAAGGGCTCGGCGGCAGCCGACGCCGGCATCAAGGAGGGCGACATCATCACCAAGGTCGGCGAGCACGTGATCGCCGGCTCGGACTCCCTGGTGGCCACCATCCGCGCCTACCGCCCCGGCGACAAGGTCACCGTGACCTGGACCGACAGCGGCAAGACCAAGAGCGCACAGATCACCCTCGACTCGGACGCCTCGACCTCCACTTCCTGA
- a CDS encoding Pls/PosA family non-ribosomal peptide synthetase, producing the protein MPDPLLRHAEAPSPRTLVDVIRETIAQAADEPALDAANGVLTYAELEEAAESVAVELNGAGVGRGDKVGVRLASGTTELYTAILGVLLAGAAYVPVDADDPDERARTVFGEAGVAAVIGADLQIDVRRPRPAREPEDPEPEDDAWVIFTSGSTGRPKGVAVTHRNAAAFVDAESQLFLTAEPIGVGDRVMAGLSVAFDASCEEIWLAWRYGACLVPAPRALVRSGVDVGPWLVANRITVVSTVPTLVALWPAESLAKVRLLIMGGEACPPELAARLQAPGREVWNTYGPTEATVVACAALMTGEGPVRIGLPLAGWDLAVVDPASGRRVAEGETGELIIGGVGLARYLDPIKDAEKYAPMPTLGWDRAYRSGDLVVYDPEGLLFGGRTDDQIKLGGRRIELGEIDSALLQVQGVVSAAAAVRKTQAGNSLLVGYVTVDASFDQAAALAHLRAEMPAALVPRIAVVDTLPTRTSGKVDRDALPWPLPARADAPAGLSETEAWVAELWNEVLGAAVTDPREDFFDLGGGSLSAAQMVSRIRARYPEVAMGDIYDHPRLGELAAYLDAMGASGAISDREVPVVPVKTQLGQVVGTLLVRCLAAPRWLTWLAVGCWLAARDDDLAAIGLPDPSPWLLVPAVVVFLTPPGRMLLAAGAARLILRGIEPGDHPRGGKVHLRLWLAAHAVDELGAHGLAGAPLMTWYARLLGARIGDDVDLHSLPPVTGMLRLGAGASIEPEVDLSGFWIEGDVVHLGRIRVGAGARVGARSMLLPGADVGADAEIGAGSAVFGAVPDGEYWSGSPAARGSRSARGPWEERVHRSGLWVGLYGVAAVVLALFPAVGIAAGVLVDVALAGRPGSLGDVGALVAWSPVAVLAGYLGLALLILVTVRLAGALIRPGVHAVRSTAGLAVWATMRVLDDARTWLFPLYSSMLTPLWLRALGARIGHDVEASTVLMIPGLTQVNDEAFLADDTLIGGYELHGGWVRVERVKIGKRAFVGNSGMAAPGRKVPKASLVAVLSAAPRRKKAHAGASYLGSPPAPLRRTAAESDAGRTYRPPLRLKLARAVIEICRLVPATLGALVPAAVGYLIIRCWHATDVVVALVVAGPLLAAAGAVAALVTVAAKWLLVGRMRPGTHPLWSSFVWRNELADTFVEVLAAPWFAHPVAGTPVLNLWFRLMGARIGRGVWIETHWLPETDLVDLGDGATVNAGTVVQTHLFHDRMLALDTVTLRRGATLGPNSVILPAAILGRHSVVGPVSLVMRGESLPDKTLWIGNPIGPWAEEVQGPIGGQQRVR; encoded by the coding sequence GTGCCTGACCCGTTGCTGCGTCATGCGGAGGCCCCCTCGCCCCGCACCCTGGTCGACGTCATCCGCGAGACGATCGCCCAGGCGGCGGACGAGCCTGCGCTCGACGCCGCCAACGGCGTGCTCACCTACGCCGAGCTCGAGGAGGCTGCCGAGAGCGTCGCGGTCGAGCTGAACGGGGCCGGTGTCGGACGCGGCGACAAGGTAGGCGTCCGGCTGGCCAGCGGCACCACCGAGCTCTATACGGCGATCCTGGGCGTGCTGCTCGCCGGCGCCGCCTACGTCCCGGTCGACGCGGACGACCCCGACGAACGCGCCCGGACGGTCTTCGGTGAGGCCGGGGTGGCGGCGGTGATCGGCGCCGACCTGCAGATCGACGTACGGCGACCCAGGCCCGCACGAGAGCCCGAGGACCCGGAGCCGGAGGACGACGCCTGGGTGATCTTCACCTCGGGATCGACCGGCAGGCCGAAGGGCGTCGCGGTGACGCACCGCAACGCGGCGGCGTTCGTCGATGCCGAGTCGCAGCTGTTCCTCACCGCGGAGCCGATCGGCGTGGGTGACCGGGTGATGGCCGGCCTCTCCGTCGCCTTCGACGCGAGCTGTGAGGAGATCTGGCTCGCCTGGCGGTACGGCGCCTGCCTGGTCCCGGCGCCGCGCGCCCTCGTGCGCAGCGGGGTGGACGTCGGACCGTGGCTCGTCGCCAACCGGATCACCGTCGTCTCGACGGTGCCCACCCTGGTCGCGCTGTGGCCGGCCGAGTCGCTGGCCAAGGTGCGGCTGCTCATCATGGGCGGCGAGGCCTGCCCGCCCGAGCTGGCCGCCCGGCTGCAGGCACCCGGCCGCGAGGTCTGGAACACCTACGGTCCCACCGAGGCGACGGTGGTGGCCTGCGCTGCCCTGATGACGGGGGAGGGACCGGTGCGCATCGGTCTGCCGCTGGCCGGGTGGGACCTGGCCGTGGTGGACCCGGCGAGCGGCCGGCGGGTCGCCGAGGGGGAGACCGGCGAGCTGATCATCGGCGGCGTGGGCCTGGCTCGCTACCTGGATCCGATCAAGGACGCGGAGAAGTACGCGCCGATGCCGACGCTGGGCTGGGACCGCGCCTACCGCTCGGGGGATCTGGTCGTCTACGACCCCGAGGGCCTGCTGTTCGGCGGTCGCACCGACGACCAGATCAAGCTCGGCGGCCGCCGCATCGAGCTCGGTGAGATCGACTCGGCGCTGCTCCAGGTCCAGGGGGTGGTCAGTGCCGCGGCGGCGGTGCGCAAGACGCAGGCCGGGAACAGCCTGCTGGTCGGGTACGTCACCGTCGACGCGAGCTTCGACCAGGCCGCCGCGCTCGCCCACCTCCGGGCCGAGATGCCGGCCGCGCTGGTGCCGCGCATCGCCGTGGTCGACACGCTGCCCACCCGGACCAGCGGCAAGGTCGACCGCGACGCGCTGCCCTGGCCGCTGCCCGCCCGGGCGGACGCGCCGGCGGGACTGAGCGAGACCGAGGCCTGGGTCGCCGAGCTGTGGAACGAGGTGCTCGGGGCAGCCGTGACCGACCCGCGGGAGGACTTCTTCGACCTGGGCGGCGGCAGCCTGAGCGCAGCCCAGATGGTCAGCCGTATCCGGGCGCGCTATCCCGAGGTCGCCATGGGCGACATCTACGACCATCCGCGGCTGGGCGAGCTGGCGGCGTACCTGGACGCGATGGGCGCCTCCGGCGCGATCTCGGACCGGGAGGTGCCGGTGGTGCCGGTCAAGACCCAGCTCGGCCAGGTCGTGGGCACGCTGCTGGTGCGCTGCCTGGCGGCGCCGCGCTGGCTGACCTGGCTCGCCGTGGGCTGCTGGTTGGCCGCGCGCGACGACGACCTGGCCGCGATCGGCCTGCCCGACCCCAGCCCGTGGCTGCTGGTGCCGGCCGTCGTGGTCTTCCTGACGCCGCCGGGTCGGATGCTGCTGGCGGCCGGGGCGGCCCGGCTGATCCTGCGCGGCATCGAGCCCGGCGATCACCCCCGCGGGGGCAAGGTGCACCTGCGCCTGTGGCTGGCCGCCCACGCGGTGGACGAGCTCGGCGCCCATGGGCTGGCCGGAGCGCCTCTGATGACGTGGTACGCCCGTCTGCTCGGCGCGCGGATCGGCGACGACGTCGACCTGCACAGCCTTCCGCCGGTCACCGGGATGCTGCGACTGGGCGCCGGGGCCTCGATCGAGCCCGAGGTCGACCTCTCGGGCTTCTGGATCGAGGGGGACGTCGTCCATCTCGGCAGGATCCGGGTGGGCGCCGGAGCACGGGTCGGCGCGCGGTCGATGCTGCTGCCCGGTGCCGACGTGGGCGCCGACGCCGAGATCGGCGCCGGTTCCGCCGTCTTCGGTGCGGTGCCCGACGGCGAGTACTGGTCCGGCTCACCGGCCGCACGTGGCAGCCGCTCCGCCCGCGGGCCGTGGGAGGAGCGGGTGCATCGCAGCGGGCTGTGGGTGGGCCTGTACGGCGTGGCAGCGGTGGTGCTCGCCCTCTTCCCCGCCGTGGGCATCGCCGCCGGTGTCCTGGTCGATGTCGCGCTCGCCGGGCGGCCCGGCTCGCTCGGTGACGTCGGGGCGCTGGTGGCGTGGAGCCCGGTGGCAGTGCTGGCCGGCTACCTGGGCCTCGCGCTGCTGATCCTGGTGACGGTGCGCCTGGCCGGTGCGCTGATCAGGCCGGGCGTGCACGCGGTGCGCAGCACCGCCGGGTTGGCGGTCTGGGCGACGATGCGGGTGCTCGACGACGCCCGCACGTGGCTGTTCCCGCTCTACTCCTCGATGCTCACCCCGCTCTGGCTGCGGGCGTTGGGCGCCCGCATCGGGCACGACGTCGAGGCCTCGACAGTGCTGATGATCCCGGGCCTGACCCAGGTCAACGATGAGGCGTTCCTCGCCGACGACACCCTGATCGGCGGCTACGAGCTGCACGGGGGCTGGGTGCGGGTGGAGCGGGTGAAGATCGGCAAGCGCGCGTTCGTGGGCAACTCGGGGATGGCGGCTCCCGGCCGCAAGGTGCCGAAGGCGTCGCTGGTCGCGGTGCTCAGCGCCGCACCCCGACGCAAGAAGGCCCATGCCGGAGCCAGCTACCTGGGCTCGCCACCGGCGCCGCTGCGGCGTACGGCCGCCGAGTCCGACGCAGGCCGTACCTACCGCCCACCGCTGCGGCTCAAGCTCGCGCGGGCGGTGATCGAGATCTGCCGGCTGGTGCCCGCCACCCTGGGTGCCCTCGTGCCCGCGGCGGTGGGCTACCTGATCATCCGGTGCTGGCACGCCACGGACGTCGTCGTCGCGCTGGTGGTGGCCGGCCCGCTGCTGGCGGCCGCCGGCGCGGTCGCGGCGCTGGTCACGGTGGCGGCCAAGTGGCTGCTGGTGGGCAGGATGCGACCGGGCACGCACCCGTTGTGGAGCTCGTTCGTGTGGCGCAACGAGCTGGCCGACACCTTCGTGGAGGTCCTGGCCGCGCCATGGTTCGCTCATCCCGTCGCCGGGACCCCGGTGCTGAACCTGTGGTTCCGGCTGATGGGCGCGAGGATCGGCCGAGGCGTCTGGATCGAGACGCATTGGCTGCCCGAGACCGACCTGGTCGACCTCGGTGACGGAGCCACGGTCAACGCCGGCACGGTCGTGCAGACCCACCTGTTCCACGACCGCATGCTCGCCCTCGACACGGTCACCCTGCGCCGGGGCGCGACCCTCGGGCCGAACTCGGTGATCCTGCCGGCCGCCATCCTCGGTCGGCACAGCGTCGTCGGCCCCGTCTCGCTGGTGATGCGCGGCGAGTCGCTCCCCGACAAGACGCTGTGGATCGGAAATCCGATCGGCCCTTGGGCCGAGGAGGTCCAGGGGCCGATCGGAGGTCAGCAGCGGGTCAGATGA
- a CDS encoding HAD family hydrolase, translating to MNEAPRRARRTSAEPVEASAGPVGVVFDFGGVLIDWDPEPAVAAGVGPEEARRFFAEFDFGSWNHAQDAGRSWDDALLELEATHPHFLAHGRAYRANFDHALRGEVPGTAQVLRDLHTAGVPLLGLTNWSDELFHGFAPQRFDFLALFEDIVVSGTEGLAKPDPAIYRLAVERIGLPAGQLVFIDDRAENVATARALGMHGIVFTDAETLRTALADLGLLRPPS from the coding sequence ATGAACGAGGCGCCTCGACGGGCTCGGCGGACGAGCGCCGAGCCCGTCGAGGCGTCGGCCGGCCCCGTCGGGGTCGTCTTCGACTTCGGCGGAGTCCTCATCGACTGGGATCCGGAGCCGGCGGTGGCCGCCGGCGTCGGACCCGAGGAGGCCCGCCGGTTCTTCGCCGAGTTCGACTTCGGGAGTTGGAACCACGCCCAGGACGCCGGTCGAAGCTGGGACGACGCCCTGCTCGAGCTCGAGGCCACCCATCCCCACTTCCTGGCGCATGGCCGCGCCTACCGGGCGAACTTCGACCACGCCCTGCGCGGTGAGGTCCCCGGTACGGCGCAGGTCCTGCGCGACCTGCACACGGCCGGCGTACCGCTCCTCGGGCTGACGAACTGGTCCGACGAGCTGTTCCACGGCTTCGCACCCCAGCGCTTCGACTTCCTCGCGCTCTTCGAGGACATCGTCGTCTCCGGGACCGAGGGCCTGGCCAAGCCCGATCCGGCCATCTACCGCCTCGCGGTCGAGCGCATCGGGCTACCGGCCGGCCAGCTGGTCTTCATCGACGACCGCGCCGAGAACGTCGCCACCGCCCGAGCTCTCGGGATGCACGGCATCGTCTTCACCGACGCAGAGACGCTCCGCACCGCCCTGGCCGACCTCGGACTGCTCCGGCCGCCGTCATGA
- a CDS encoding YbaB/EbfC family nucleoid-associated protein, whose protein sequence is MSHLTPEDVHRRIDQDVAAAQERAALATRFRQTADQLRGTATVDGVTATVDASGALTELTLPDRLEHRRSTVLAAQVLRATRAAYADVTAKVQQAAGEAFGADSPVTARVRGELDRRAEVLASSTPPPPDNVLR, encoded by the coding sequence ATGAGCCACTTGACGCCCGAGGACGTCCACCGGCGCATCGACCAGGACGTCGCGGCCGCCCAGGAGCGAGCCGCGCTGGCCACGCGGTTCCGGCAGACCGCGGACCAGCTGCGCGGCACCGCCACCGTGGACGGGGTCACCGCCACCGTCGACGCCAGCGGGGCGCTCACCGAGTTGACGCTCCCCGACCGCCTCGAGCACCGCCGCAGCACCGTCCTCGCGGCTCAGGTGCTGCGTGCGACGCGGGCGGCGTACGCGGACGTCACGGCCAAGGTCCAGCAGGCGGCCGGCGAGGCGTTCGGAGCCGACTCCCCGGTGACGGCACGGGTACGTGGCGAGCTCGATCGACGTGCCGAGGTGCTCGCCTCGAGCACCCCGCCGCCCCCGGACAACGTCCTGCGATGA